The proteins below are encoded in one region of Cygnus olor isolate bCygOlo1 chromosome 19, bCygOlo1.pri.v2, whole genome shotgun sequence:
- the ADAMTSL2 gene encoding ADAMTS-like protein 2 isoform X2, translated as MKILRWRWSSISSSTQAQLKGALALLFMGNVAFVIAQDMPQTSNSLEEGADVTAYWWGEWTKWTACTRTCGGGVKSQERHCLRQRRKSVSGLANKTCTGTSKRYQLCKVQECPANGRSFREEQCSSFNSHVYNGRTYQWKPLYPDDYVHISSKPCDLHCTTVDGQRQLMVQARDGTSCKYTDFRGVCVSGKCEPIGCDGILFSTHTLDKCGVCQGDGSSCTHVTGSYRKGNSHLGYSLVTHIPAGARDIQIVERKKSADVLAVADEAGYYFFNGNYKVDSPKNFNIAGTVFKYRRPMDVYETGIEYIVAQGPTNQGLNIMVWNQNGKNPSITFEYTLLRKPHSKNLQPIYYTFSESDSEESREFDGDVPLGFLQHNATYFGKISRERIDLENQVFGRQDTEEDLNLSKDSNVTRSTYQTDHDDRDFDPRLTSREFLSENAITDKLLDKSSDSKELVLNMTMNSIFAQGDPLNSVGSHIDSLYVDYEDTDGLVTYTINSTYMELSNGKAVNTSAETPFSNTTVTMTSPQGNRTHKARNRLKLLRKGQGVSAADMYRWKLSSHEPCSSTCTTGVMSTYAMCVRYDGIEVDDTYCDAMTRPEPVHEFCAGRECQPRWETSSWSECSRTCGEGYQFRIVRCWKMISPGFDSSVYSDLCESADITRPDERKVCKNPACGPQWEMSEWSECSARCGERSVVTRDIRCSEEEKLCDASARPLAEKNCTGPPCDRQWTVSDWGPCSGGCGQGRMIRHVYCKTSDGRVVPESQCNLETKPLAIHPCGDKNCPSHWLAQDWERCNTTCGRGVKKRIVLCLEIVNGKIKTRNPADCDVAKKPVEETTCFERPCFKWYTTPWSECTKTCGIGVRMRDVKCYQGKDIVRGCDPLVKPVGKQTCDLQPCPTEPPDDSCQDQAGTNCALAIKVNLCSHWYYSKACCRSCRAPHS; from the exons ATGAAGATCCTCAGGTGGAGGTGgagcagcatctccagcagcacGCAGGCCCAGCTGAAAGGTGCCCTGGCCCTTCTCTTCATGGGCAACGTTGCCTTTGTGATAGCTCAG GACATGCCGCAGACCTCCAACAGCCTGGAGGAAGGCGCGGATGTGACCGCCTACTGGTGGGGCGAGTGGACCAAGTGGACGGCGTGCACGAGGACCTGCGGCGGGGGTGTCAAGTCCCAGGAGAGGCACTGCCTGCGGCAGAG AAGAAAGTCAGTGAGTGGGCTGGCTAATAAAACTTGCACTGGAACATCCAAAAGATACCAGCTCTGCAAAGTACAA GAGTGCCCTGCAAATGGAAGGAGCTTTCGAGAGGAGCAGTGTTCATCCTTTAACTCCCATGTGTATAATGGAAGAACGTATCAATGGAAACCTTTATATCCTG ATGACTATGTTCACATTTCTAGCAAGCCCTGTGACCTCCATTGCACCACTGTGGATGGTCAGAGACAGTTAATGGTTCAGGCTCGGGATGGAACATCCTGCAAATACACTGATTTCCGAGGGGTTTGCGTGTCTGGAAAATGTGAG CCGATTGGCTGCGATGGCATTCTCTTTTCCACCCACACCTTGGATAAATGTGGAGTTTGCCAAGGAGATGGGAGCAGCTGCACTCATGTGACTGGGAGTTACCGGAAAGGAAACTCTCATCTTG GCTATTCTCTGGTAACGCACATTCCTGCTGGAGCGAGGGATATCCAGATAGTAGAACGGAAAAAATCTGCAGATGTTCTGG CCGTGGCTGATGAAGCTGGCTACTACTTCTTCAACGGGAACTACAAAGTTGACAGTCCGAAGAACTTCAACATTGCAGGCACGGTGTTCAAGTACCGCAGGCCCATGGATGTCTATGAGACTGGCATAGAGTATATCGTTGCCCAAGGACCAACAAATCAAGGACTGAATATAATG GTCTGGAATCAAAATGGCAAGAATCCATCCATCACGTTTGAATACACTCTCCTGAGGAAGCCACACTCAAAAAATCTCCAGCCTATCTACTACACCTTTTCTGAGTCAGATagtgaagaaagcagagagttTGATGGAGACGTGCCATTGGGCTTTCTCCAACACAATGCAACCTATTTTGGGAAAATCTCCAGGGAAAGGATAGACTTGGAGAACCAGGTGTTTGGAAGACAGGACACGGAGGAAGATTTAAACTTGAGCAAAG ATTCAAACGTAACCAGGTCTACTTACCAGACAGACCATGATGACAGAGACTTCGACCCCAGGCTCACCTCCAGAGAATTCCTTTCGGAGAACGCCATCACGGACAAGCTGCTAGACAAGTCCTCCGACTCGAAGGAGCTGGTGCTCAACATGACCATGAACAGCATCTTCGCCCAGGGAGACCCGCTCAACTCTGTGGGGTCGCACATTGACAGCCTCTATGTTGACTATGAAGACACGGATGGCCTTGTGACCTACACCATCAATAGCACCTACATGGAGCTGAGCAATGGCAAAGCCGTCAACACGTCTGCAGAGACTCCCTTCTCAAACACCACTGTCACCATGACCAGCCCTCAAGGGAACAGAACCCACAAAGCAAG AAACAGATTGAAGTTGTTAAGAAAGGGCCAAGGTGTGAGTGCTGCTGACATGTACAGGTGGAAGCTTTCCTCCCATGAACCCTGCAGCTCTACATGTACCACAG GAGTGATGTCCACGTATGCTATGTGTGTGCGCTATGACGGGATCGAAGTGGACGATACGTACTGTGATGCCATGACCCGCCCCGAGCCCGTCCATGAGTTCTGTGCTGGGAGAGAGTGCCAGCCAAG GTGGGAGACGAGCAGCTGGAGCGAGTGCTCCCGCACGTGCGGCGAGGGCTACCAGTTCCGCATCGTGCGCTGCTGGAAGATGATCTCCCCGGGCTTCGACAGCTCCGTCTACAGCGACCTCTGCGAGTCGGCCGACATCACCAGGCCGGACGAGCGCAAGGTCTGCAAGAACCCAGCCTGCGGGCCACAGTGGGAGATGTCGGAGTGGTCGGAG tgTTCAGCGCGGTGCGGTGAGCGGAGCGTGGTGACGCGGGACATCCGCTGCTCggaggaggagaagctgtgTGACGCCAGCGCCCGGCCCCTGGCCGAGAAGAACTGCACCGGGCCGCCCTGCGACCGCCAGTGGACTGTCTCCGACTGGGGACCG TGCAGCGGCggctgcgggcagggcaggaTGATCCGGCACGTGTACTGCAAAACCAGCGACGGGCGCGTGGTGCCGGAGTCGCAGTGCAACCTGGAGACGAAGCCGCTGGCCATCCACCCCTGCGGGGACAAGAACTGCCCGTCACACTGGCTGGCGCAAGACTGGGAGCGG TGCAACACCACATGCGGCCGGGGCGTGAAGAAAAGGATCGTGCTCTGCCTCGAGATTGTCAATGGCAAGATCAAGACCCGCAACCCCGCCGACTGCGACGTGGCCAAgaagcctgtggaggagacGACGTGTTTCGAGCGGCCGTGCTTCAAGTGGTACACGACCCCCTGGTCGGAG TGCACAAAAACCTGCGGCATCGGCGTGAGGATGCGGGACGTGAAGTGCTACCAGGGGAAGGACATCGTCCGTGGCTGTGACCCGCTGGTGAAGCCAGTCGGCAAGCAGACCTGtgacctgcagccctgccccacagAGCCCCCAG atGACAGCTGCCAAGACCAGGCAGGAACCAACTGCGCTCTGGCCATCAAGGTGAACCTGTGCAGCCACTGGTACTACAGCAAAGCCTGCTGCCGCTCCTGCCGTGCTCCCCACTCCTAG
- the ADAMTSL2 gene encoding ADAMTS-like protein 2 isoform X6 has translation MEHPANTLISEGFACLENPIGCDGILFSTHTLDKCGVCQGDGSSCTHVTGSYRKGNSHLGYSLVTHIPAGARDIQIVERKKSADVLAVADEAGYYFFNGNYKVDSPKNFNIAGTVFKYRRPMDVYETGIEYIVAQGPTNQGLNIMVWNQNGKNPSITFEYTLLRKPHSKNLQPIYYTFSESDSEESREFDGDVPLGFLQHNATYFGKISRERIDLENQVFGRQDTEEDLNLSKGQETNEVYERAETIDCEPKLKGKPPKDSNVTRSTYQTDHDDRDFDPRLTSREFLSENAITDKLLDKSSDSKELVLNMTMNSIFAQGDPLNSVGSHIDSLYVDYEDTDGLVTYTINSTYMELSNGKAVNTSAETPFSNTTVTMTSPQGNRTHKARNRLKLLRKGQGVSAADMYRWKLSSHEPCSSTCTTGVMSTYAMCVRYDGIEVDDTYCDAMTRPEPVHEFCAGRECQPRWETSSWSECSRTCGEGYQFRIVRCWKMISPGFDSSVYSDLCESADITRPDERKVCKNPACGPQWEMSEWSECSARCGERSVVTRDIRCSEEEKLCDASARPLAEKNCTGPPCDRQWTVSDWGPCSGGCGQGRMIRHVYCKTSDGRVVPESQCNLETKPLAIHPCGDKNCPSHWLAQDWERCNTTCGRGVKKRIVLCLEIVNGKIKTRNPADCDVAKKPVEETTCFERPCFKWYTTPWSECTKTCGIGVRMRDVKCYQGKDIVRGCDPLVKPVGKQTCDLQPCPTEPPDDSCQDQAGTNCALAIKVNLCSHWYYSKACCRSCRAPHS, from the exons ATGGAACATCCTGCAAATACACTGATTTCCGAGGGGTTTGCGTGTCTGGAAAAT CCGATTGGCTGCGATGGCATTCTCTTTTCCACCCACACCTTGGATAAATGTGGAGTTTGCCAAGGAGATGGGAGCAGCTGCACTCATGTGACTGGGAGTTACCGGAAAGGAAACTCTCATCTTG GCTATTCTCTGGTAACGCACATTCCTGCTGGAGCGAGGGATATCCAGATAGTAGAACGGAAAAAATCTGCAGATGTTCTGG CCGTGGCTGATGAAGCTGGCTACTACTTCTTCAACGGGAACTACAAAGTTGACAGTCCGAAGAACTTCAACATTGCAGGCACGGTGTTCAAGTACCGCAGGCCCATGGATGTCTATGAGACTGGCATAGAGTATATCGTTGCCCAAGGACCAACAAATCAAGGACTGAATATAATG GTCTGGAATCAAAATGGCAAGAATCCATCCATCACGTTTGAATACACTCTCCTGAGGAAGCCACACTCAAAAAATCTCCAGCCTATCTACTACACCTTTTCTGAGTCAGATagtgaagaaagcagagagttTGATGGAGACGTGCCATTGGGCTTTCTCCAACACAATGCAACCTATTTTGGGAAAATCTCCAGGGAAAGGATAGACTTGGAGAACCAGGTGTTTGGAAGACAGGACACGGAGGAAGATTTAAACTTGAGCAAAGGTCAGGAAACCAATGAGGTCTATGAAAGAGCAGAAACAATTGACTGTGAGCCAAAACTGAAGGGCAAACCTCCCAAAG ATTCAAACGTAACCAGGTCTACTTACCAGACAGACCATGATGACAGAGACTTCGACCCCAGGCTCACCTCCAGAGAATTCCTTTCGGAGAACGCCATCACGGACAAGCTGCTAGACAAGTCCTCCGACTCGAAGGAGCTGGTGCTCAACATGACCATGAACAGCATCTTCGCCCAGGGAGACCCGCTCAACTCTGTGGGGTCGCACATTGACAGCCTCTATGTTGACTATGAAGACACGGATGGCCTTGTGACCTACACCATCAATAGCACCTACATGGAGCTGAGCAATGGCAAAGCCGTCAACACGTCTGCAGAGACTCCCTTCTCAAACACCACTGTCACCATGACCAGCCCTCAAGGGAACAGAACCCACAAAGCAAG AAACAGATTGAAGTTGTTAAGAAAGGGCCAAGGTGTGAGTGCTGCTGACATGTACAGGTGGAAGCTTTCCTCCCATGAACCCTGCAGCTCTACATGTACCACAG GAGTGATGTCCACGTATGCTATGTGTGTGCGCTATGACGGGATCGAAGTGGACGATACGTACTGTGATGCCATGACCCGCCCCGAGCCCGTCCATGAGTTCTGTGCTGGGAGAGAGTGCCAGCCAAG GTGGGAGACGAGCAGCTGGAGCGAGTGCTCCCGCACGTGCGGCGAGGGCTACCAGTTCCGCATCGTGCGCTGCTGGAAGATGATCTCCCCGGGCTTCGACAGCTCCGTCTACAGCGACCTCTGCGAGTCGGCCGACATCACCAGGCCGGACGAGCGCAAGGTCTGCAAGAACCCAGCCTGCGGGCCACAGTGGGAGATGTCGGAGTGGTCGGAG tgTTCAGCGCGGTGCGGTGAGCGGAGCGTGGTGACGCGGGACATCCGCTGCTCggaggaggagaagctgtgTGACGCCAGCGCCCGGCCCCTGGCCGAGAAGAACTGCACCGGGCCGCCCTGCGACCGCCAGTGGACTGTCTCCGACTGGGGACCG TGCAGCGGCggctgcgggcagggcaggaTGATCCGGCACGTGTACTGCAAAACCAGCGACGGGCGCGTGGTGCCGGAGTCGCAGTGCAACCTGGAGACGAAGCCGCTGGCCATCCACCCCTGCGGGGACAAGAACTGCCCGTCACACTGGCTGGCGCAAGACTGGGAGCGG TGCAACACCACATGCGGCCGGGGCGTGAAGAAAAGGATCGTGCTCTGCCTCGAGATTGTCAATGGCAAGATCAAGACCCGCAACCCCGCCGACTGCGACGTGGCCAAgaagcctgtggaggagacGACGTGTTTCGAGCGGCCGTGCTTCAAGTGGTACACGACCCCCTGGTCGGAG TGCACAAAAACCTGCGGCATCGGCGTGAGGATGCGGGACGTGAAGTGCTACCAGGGGAAGGACATCGTCCGTGGCTGTGACCCGCTGGTGAAGCCAGTCGGCAAGCAGACCTGtgacctgcagccctgccccacagAGCCCCCAG atGACAGCTGCCAAGACCAGGCAGGAACCAACTGCGCTCTGGCCATCAAGGTGAACCTGTGCAGCCACTGGTACTACAGCAAAGCCTGCTGCCGCTCCTGCCGTGCTCCCCACTCCTAG